The following coding sequences lie in one Corynebacterium anserum genomic window:
- a CDS encoding phosphoribosyl-ATP diphosphatase yields the protein MSESKNFDSLFAELQKKAADRPEGSGTVRALDNGVHFQGKKIVEEAGEVWLAAEYQSDDELAEEISQLIYWLQVVMVGRGLTPEDIYRHL from the coding sequence GTGAGTGAATCCAAGAATTTCGACTCCCTATTCGCCGAATTGCAAAAGAAGGCAGCCGACCGCCCCGAGGGTTCCGGAACTGTCCGCGCTCTTGACAACGGCGTGCATTTTCAAGGGAAAAAGATTGTCGAAGAAGCCGGCGAAGTGTGGTTAGCTGCTGAATACCAATCCGATGACGAGCTAGCCGAAGAGATCTCCCAGCTCATCTACTGGCTGCAGGTAGTGATGGTCGGCCGTGGTCTTACCCCAGAGGATATCTACCGACATCTCTGA
- a CDS encoding undecaprenyl-diphosphate phosphatase, translated as MTSEMSWIQTIVLSIVQGLTEFLPVSSSGHLRIVSTLFWGEDAGASFTAVVQLGTELAVLVYFAKDIFRIAKAWLSGLFDKSRRDFDYAMGWMVIVGTIPVGILGFVGKDLIREGLRNLWLTAAMLVLFSFVFILAEKVGHRARSFNELTMKDAILMGLAQCLALIPGVSRSGGTVSAGLFLGLNREVATRFSFLLAIPAVLASGLFSLRDAFDPASGQAASGAQLIVGTLIAFVLGYAAIAWLLRFVSHHSFAWFALWRIPVGILVMVLLGMNVIPAT; from the coding sequence ATGACATCAGAAATGTCTTGGATTCAAACAATTGTCCTATCGATAGTGCAGGGTCTGACAGAGTTCCTGCCGGTCTCTTCCTCAGGACATTTACGCATCGTCTCGACCCTTTTCTGGGGCGAGGATGCCGGTGCTTCTTTTACCGCGGTGGTTCAGCTTGGCACTGAGCTGGCAGTGTTGGTGTACTTCGCCAAGGACATCTTCCGCATCGCTAAGGCCTGGTTATCCGGGCTTTTTGATAAATCGCGTCGGGATTTCGATTATGCGATGGGATGGATGGTTATCGTCGGCACTATCCCTGTTGGCATTCTTGGTTTTGTCGGCAAGGATCTCATCCGAGAGGGTCTGCGCAATCTGTGGCTTACTGCAGCCATGTTGGTTCTATTCTCCTTCGTTTTCATTCTGGCTGAGAAGGTTGGCCACCGTGCGCGTTCGTTCAACGAGTTGACGATGAAAGACGCCATATTGATGGGTCTCGCACAATGTTTGGCACTCATTCCCGGGGTGTCGCGTTCTGGCGGTACAGTGTCTGCTGGTTTGTTCCTCGGATTGAATCGCGAAGTCGCGACGCGTTTTTCATTCCTGCTTGCTATCCCAGCAGTATTGGCCTCGGGTCTTTTTTCTCTTCGCGACGCATTTGATCCGGCCTCGGGTCAGGCAGCAAGTGGCGCGCAGCTGATCGTCGGCACTCTCATTGCGTTTGTCTTGGGATACGCGGCAATCGCATGGTTGCTTCGATTCGTCTCCCACCACTCCTTCGCATGGTTCGCACTCTGGCGTATTCCGGTGGGCATTCTGGTCATGGTTCTCCTGGGCATGAACGTTATTCCAGCAACCTAA
- a CDS encoding YbhB/YbcL family Raf kinase inhibitor-like protein, whose translation MTSSSRHHKPTYIDDRFPGPDPYAPLADLPALKVTSDTFNDGERIPEEQLGGNDVSPQLSWEKGPEGTETYAVTCFDPDAPTASGYWHWAVFNIPADVTSLKLGAGHKDNLLSLPDGTVVLRGDSGIRGYYGPQPPEGHGPHRYLFAVHAVGETLDIDDRSTPTVLGFNLNFKATARGILWGWAEN comes from the coding sequence ATGACTTCCAGCAGTAGACACCACAAGCCAACATATATCGACGATCGTTTCCCCGGTCCCGATCCCTATGCACCACTGGCAGACCTGCCAGCGCTCAAGGTCACCAGCGATACTTTCAACGACGGCGAACGTATCCCAGAAGAACAGCTAGGTGGAAATGACGTCTCCCCACAACTGTCCTGGGAAAAGGGGCCGGAGGGCACCGAGACCTACGCAGTCACCTGCTTCGATCCCGATGCTCCCACCGCCTCCGGCTATTGGCACTGGGCAGTCTTTAACATCCCCGCAGACGTAACCTCCTTGAAGCTGGGAGCCGGGCACAAAGACAATTTGCTTTCACTACCGGACGGAACAGTCGTTTTGCGCGGAGACTCCGGGATCCGCGGCTACTACGGCCCACAGCCACCAGAGGGTCATGGACCTCACCGCTACCTCTTCGCAGTTCATGCAGTGGGTGAAACTCTGGATATTGATGATCGTTCCACACCCACCGTGCTCGGGTTTAACCTCAACTTCAAAGCCACCGCCCGCGGGATCCTCTGGGGCTGGGCGGAGAACTAA
- the hisG gene encoding ATP phosphoribosyltransferase, translated as MLRVAVPNKGSLSETATEILKEAGYATRGDSKSLTIEDKANGVEFYFLRPKDIAIYIASGHLDLGITGRDLAADTREEVKELLGLGFGASTFRYAAPHSEEWSTEKLDGKRIATSYPNLVRKDLKKRGLNAEVIRLDGAVEISIRLGVADAIADVVSTGRTLRKQGLEPFGEPLITSEAVIVGRVGEEVTPEQQVLIKRIEGILHARNYVMLDYNVARANLDECADITPGLSAPTVSPLANDNWVAVRAMVPRNQANDLMDKLSARGAEAILATDIRIARI; from the coding sequence ATGTTGCGCGTTGCTGTCCCTAACAAGGGCTCGTTGTCCGAAACTGCTACCGAAATCCTTAAGGAGGCCGGTTATGCAACTCGCGGCGACTCAAAGTCCCTGACCATCGAAGATAAAGCCAACGGTGTGGAGTTCTATTTTCTCCGCCCCAAAGACATCGCCATCTACATCGCCTCGGGTCATCTGGATCTAGGAATCACCGGCCGGGACTTGGCTGCGGACACGCGCGAAGAGGTCAAGGAACTTCTGGGGCTGGGTTTCGGCGCCTCCACATTCCGCTATGCTGCACCGCACAGTGAGGAGTGGAGCACCGAAAAGCTCGATGGGAAGCGTATTGCCACTAGCTACCCGAATCTCGTACGTAAGGATCTCAAGAAACGCGGTCTCAATGCTGAGGTCATTCGCTTAGACGGAGCTGTAGAAATTTCCATTCGCCTCGGCGTCGCTGATGCCATCGCCGATGTCGTTTCCACAGGGCGTACCCTGCGTAAACAGGGGCTCGAGCCATTCGGGGAACCACTAATCACGTCAGAAGCTGTGATCGTAGGTCGTGTCGGTGAGGAAGTCACCCCTGAGCAGCAAGTGCTCATCAAACGTATCGAGGGCATCCTTCATGCTCGCAACTACGTGATGCTGGATTACAACGTAGCTCGAGCGAACTTGGATGAGTGTGCGGACATCACCCCGGGACTATCGGCTCCAACGGTCTCGCCGCTTGCCAATGACAACTGGGTTGCTGTACGCGCGATGGTGCCACGCAATCAGGCCAATGACCTCATGGATAAGCTATCAGCACGCGGAGCAGAAGCGATCCTCGCCACTGATATCCGCATCGCCCGCATCTAA
- a CDS encoding quinone-dependent dihydroorotate dehydrogenase: MSTVSPSHFRTFRAKAYGLALKAMFRMPPERIHSLMSSLLEAVNNSDVVLRTLRKMWVVNDVVLAQDVAGIHFPRPLGLAAGFDKDAKEVNVWGSLGFGYAEVGTLTILPQPGNPTPRLFRLTDDRAILNRMGFNNEGTVAATRRLEQRRATEPVGVNLGKSKLTDADVAAHDYRRSARVVGDIADYLVINVSSPNTPGLRDLQAVESLRPIVQAVQEENNRPLFVKIAPDLTDEDVLAVTDMALELGVAGIIATNTTISREGLRTDASYVRALGAGGVSGAPVAERSMHVLKIIAQRAEGNLALISVGGIETPEQAWERIAAGAHLIQGYTPFIYGGPDWIRDIHRGIADQIRAHGLSSISEAVGSNLPWTLGGTEKTR, translated from the coding sequence ATGTCCACCGTGTCCCCGTCACATTTCCGTACTTTTCGCGCTAAAGCATATGGCCTTGCGCTCAAGGCGATGTTTAGAATGCCGCCCGAGCGTATCCATTCTCTGATGTCGTCATTATTGGAGGCGGTGAACAATTCCGACGTCGTGCTCCGAACGTTACGTAAAATGTGGGTTGTTAACGACGTAGTGCTGGCGCAGGATGTCGCAGGAATCCACTTCCCCCGTCCCCTTGGACTGGCTGCAGGTTTCGATAAGGATGCTAAGGAAGTAAATGTATGGGGGTCACTGGGCTTTGGCTACGCCGAAGTGGGTACGCTTACCATTCTTCCCCAGCCGGGTAACCCTACTCCCCGACTGTTTCGCTTGACCGATGACCGTGCCATTCTCAATCGGATGGGGTTCAATAATGAGGGGACGGTCGCGGCAACTCGTCGTCTGGAGCAACGACGTGCCACAGAACCGGTTGGTGTGAATCTCGGTAAGTCTAAGTTGACGGATGCTGACGTTGCGGCTCATGATTACCGCAGGTCAGCGCGGGTTGTTGGTGATATCGCTGATTATTTGGTCATCAATGTATCCTCCCCGAACACTCCGGGTTTACGCGATCTGCAAGCGGTAGAGTCACTGCGGCCGATCGTCCAGGCGGTTCAAGAAGAAAATAACCGTCCCTTGTTTGTGAAAATTGCTCCTGATTTAACTGACGAGGATGTCCTCGCCGTCACGGATATGGCACTCGAACTAGGAGTAGCTGGCATCATTGCTACCAACACCACCATTTCCCGCGAGGGGTTGCGAACCGATGCGTCTTACGTGCGAGCTCTCGGCGCTGGAGGAGTTTCAGGAGCTCCTGTTGCTGAGCGCTCTATGCACGTGCTCAAGATCATCGCCCAACGTGCGGAGGGGAATCTGGCTCTTATCTCGGTCGGTGGAATAGAAACTCCCGAACAAGCATGGGAACGTATTGCGGCTGGTGCGCATTTGATTCAGGGATACACTCCGTTTATTTATGGCGGTCCCGATTGGATTCGCGACATTCATCGAGGGATTGCTGATCAAATTAGAGCCCACGGCCTGAGCTCTATCAGCGAGGCGGTGGGCAGTAATCTTCCGTGGACCCTCGGTGGGACTGAGAAAACCCGTTAG
- a CDS encoding thioesterase family protein, whose product MTYNTIANGSDYNSYFTLDHTESETHGDEERTVYHFTATPLTASPWGEGFQHGSPPAALISNLLETGAREAGLDMQAGRYSRMSVDLLGAVPLGKLTGYTTVIRPGKRICLLEAVVSDAHGREFIRGRGWWIKGSDTTSIERVVADNIPGPETGTPATDWLDHWSSGYIDSIEVIRVPLPPRHNDNAEANPCCYWTRTSLPAVDGQEESAWTRLMKTADIANGLNMHLLDIREWSYMNVDMSVYLHRMPVGEWTGIVAEHNYGPDGIGTTVARIYDTTGPIGTINQAIMLSAVN is encoded by the coding sequence ATGACATACAACACAATTGCCAATGGAAGTGACTACAACAGCTACTTCACACTCGATCACACAGAAAGCGAAACGCACGGGGACGAAGAACGCACCGTGTACCACTTCACTGCCACTCCTCTGACAGCAAGTCCTTGGGGCGAAGGGTTCCAGCATGGCTCTCCGCCGGCGGCGTTAATCTCAAATCTTCTGGAAACAGGGGCACGTGAGGCAGGGCTAGACATGCAGGCCGGCCGATATTCCCGTATGTCCGTAGACCTTCTTGGGGCGGTTCCTTTGGGAAAACTCACGGGATATACCACGGTCATCCGTCCTGGAAAGCGTATTTGTTTGCTTGAGGCAGTGGTCAGTGACGCCCATGGACGCGAGTTCATTCGTGGTCGAGGGTGGTGGATTAAAGGATCGGATACAACCAGTATCGAGCGTGTGGTTGCGGATAATATTCCAGGTCCAGAAACCGGTACCCCGGCAACAGATTGGCTTGACCACTGGTCTAGCGGCTATATCGATTCCATTGAGGTGATCCGTGTCCCACTGCCTCCCCGTCACAACGATAATGCGGAAGCTAATCCTTGCTGTTACTGGACGCGCACCTCACTCCCCGCAGTGGATGGCCAGGAAGAATCGGCATGGACGCGCCTAATGAAGACGGCAGACATAGCCAATGGTCTGAACATGCACCTATTGGACATTCGAGAATGGTCCTACATGAATGTTGACATGTCGGTCTACCTACATCGAATGCCAGTGGGCGAATGGACCGGGATCGTTGCCGAACACAACTACGGCCCAGACGGCATCGGTACCACCGTGGCAAGGATATATGACACGACTGGCCCGATCGGCACAATAAATCAAGCCATTATGCTGTCGGCAGTGAACTGA
- a CDS encoding RecB family exonuclease, which produces MPPTEKKKLKLALSPSRAGDYKQCPLLYRFRAIDRLPEPKTTAQVKGTLVHAVLENLHKLPREERTYPAAVKMLKPEWAKMTASDEELQQLVPGDDLMDFLVDARGLIKGYFMMENPGGFDAHKCEMFVDTVLPNGVPVRGFIDRVDIAPTGQVRVVDYKTGKKPIPRFSEQARFQMLFYALVWWRIYDEIPAQLRLMYLKVSDDMTLSPGPTELNYFERDLGELWGRITHDVMTGEFTPTTSKLCGWCAHQKLCPAFGGTPPEYPRDAMELLDTGAKNPSERVNGSA; this is translated from the coding sequence GTGCCACCTACCGAAAAGAAGAAGCTAAAGCTCGCGCTGTCCCCTTCGCGGGCAGGTGACTACAAACAATGCCCGCTACTGTACCGTTTCCGAGCCATCGACAGGTTACCAGAACCTAAGACAACCGCCCAGGTCAAGGGAACGTTGGTGCACGCCGTCCTGGAGAACCTGCATAAGCTTCCCCGTGAGGAGCGCACCTACCCGGCTGCTGTGAAGATGCTGAAGCCTGAGTGGGCGAAAATGACAGCTTCTGATGAGGAACTACAGCAACTTGTACCGGGCGATGACCTCATGGACTTCTTGGTTGACGCCCGCGGCTTGATCAAGGGCTATTTCATGATGGAAAACCCCGGTGGATTCGATGCCCATAAGTGCGAAATGTTCGTGGACACCGTATTGCCCAACGGCGTTCCGGTTCGAGGATTTATTGACCGCGTCGATATAGCACCGACTGGTCAGGTGCGCGTGGTGGATTACAAGACCGGAAAGAAACCCATCCCTCGCTTCTCTGAGCAGGCGCGTTTCCAAATGCTGTTTTATGCGTTGGTATGGTGGCGAATCTACGATGAGATCCCGGCTCAGCTGCGCTTGATGTATCTCAAGGTTTCAGACGATATGACCCTGTCCCCCGGTCCTACGGAGCTCAATTACTTTGAACGGGATCTAGGTGAATTGTGGGGGCGCATCACCCACGATGTGATGACCGGAGAATTCACCCCCACGACATCAAAGTTATGTGGCTGGTGTGCCCATCAAAAACTCTGCCCAGCTTTTGGAGGGACTCCTCCGGAGTACCCTCGGGATGCTATGGAACTTTTGGACACGGGGGCGAAAAATCCTAGTGAGAGGGTGAACGGATCCGCGTAG
- the metH gene encoding methionine synthase: MTNNAFPRVSADHPFLAAMKRRVLIGDGAMGTQLQAVDLDLEQDFLGLEGCNEILNHTRPDVLRDIHRRYFEAGADLVETNTFGCNLPNLADYDIADRIEELAEKGVAIAREVADEMGPSADGTPRFVVGSIGPGTKLPSLGHAPYDALRDAYVQCARGMVRAGADAILIETCQDLLQVKAAVLGTKQAFAELNSPLPIIVHVTVETTGTMLLGSEIGAALTALEPLGIDMIGMNCATGPDEMNEHLRFLSQNTTLPVSVMPNAGLPVLGANGAVYPLTAEELATALRNFVQDYGLSMVGGCCGTTPEHISAVRDAVLGSPSNDAAVQGKRTPKHNNDVSSLYQSMPLTQDTGITMIGERTNANGSKAFREAMLSGDVEKCLDIAKEQVRDGAHMVDLCIDYVGRDGTEDMAKLASLLATNSTLPVMIDSTEPEVIRTGLEHLGGRCAVNSVNFEDGDGPSSRYQRTMALVKQHGATVVALTIDEEGQARTAEKKVEIAERLIKDITESWGLPEEDIIVDCLTFPISTGQEETRRDGIETINAIRELKKRHPEVHTTLGLSNISFGLNPAARQVLNSVFLNECIEAGLDTAIAHSSKILPMNRIEEEQRNTALDMVYDRRTEDYDPLQKFMQLFEGVSAASAKDERAEKLAAMPLFERLAQRIIDGERAGLTDDLDEAMTQKDPVAIINEDLLAGMKTVGDLFGSGQMQLPFVLQSAETMKAAVAHLEPHMESQAGGSSASKGTMVIATVKGDVHDIGKNLVDIILSNNGYDVVNIGIKQPISNILQAAEEHNADVIGMSGLLVKSTVIMKENLEEMNRLGKSHIPVMLGGAALTRPYVEDDLTEVYDGDVYYSKDAFEALTVLDGIMAGLRGEHTEESAAAIEKRQKRRARRERSKAIAEKRKAEAQPVEIPQRSDVAIDVPLATPPFWGTRIVKGISLNDYLPMLDERALFRGQWGLQSTRGGDGPSYEELVEAEGRPRLRALLDSLKQKGVLDHAAVVYGYFPAVSEGDTVHILPMPPEGQQPDPRAEPVTSFTFPRQQRGRFLNIADFICSRHRAIRKGRVDVLPFQLVTMGDPIAEYANELFAHDSYREYLEVHGVGVQLTEALAEYWHARIRDELILDEGEEKQQRVSAEDSDDTEEFFDLKYRGARFSFGYGSCPDMEDRIKLVKLLKPERIGVELSEELQLHPEQSTDAFVLYHPEAKYFNV, from the coding sequence ATGACTAACAATGCGTTTCCCCGAGTAAGTGCCGACCACCCCTTTCTTGCCGCCATGAAGAGACGGGTTCTTATCGGCGACGGCGCCATGGGCACCCAGCTTCAGGCTGTTGACCTCGACCTAGAACAAGACTTTCTGGGACTCGAAGGGTGCAATGAGATCCTTAACCACACACGCCCCGACGTGCTGCGCGATATTCATCGACGCTACTTCGAAGCTGGTGCCGACCTAGTTGAAACCAATACCTTCGGCTGCAATTTGCCGAACTTAGCCGATTACGACATCGCAGACCGCATCGAGGAACTCGCCGAAAAAGGCGTCGCCATCGCCCGTGAAGTGGCCGACGAAATGGGACCTAGCGCTGACGGCACCCCACGATTCGTCGTCGGTTCTATAGGCCCCGGAACAAAACTGCCTTCACTTGGTCATGCTCCTTATGATGCTTTGCGGGACGCATACGTGCAATGTGCCCGAGGGATGGTTCGTGCTGGGGCGGATGCCATTCTCATCGAAACATGCCAAGATCTGCTACAAGTCAAAGCAGCCGTACTGGGAACAAAACAAGCATTCGCTGAACTCAACTCCCCACTTCCCATCATCGTTCATGTGACCGTGGAGACCACCGGCACTATGCTTCTCGGTTCTGAAATCGGCGCTGCTCTCACCGCATTAGAGCCCCTGGGCATCGACATGATTGGTATGAACTGTGCCACAGGCCCAGATGAGATGAATGAACATCTGCGCTTTCTCTCGCAAAATACCACTCTGCCCGTTTCCGTCATGCCCAACGCGGGTCTGCCCGTATTAGGAGCCAATGGCGCCGTCTATCCGCTCACTGCTGAGGAGCTCGCCACCGCCTTACGCAATTTCGTACAAGACTATGGATTATCCATGGTGGGTGGTTGCTGTGGCACCACTCCGGAACACATTTCCGCTGTACGTGATGCGGTACTAGGTAGCCCAAGCAACGACGCCGCAGTTCAAGGTAAGCGCACGCCAAAGCATAACAATGACGTGTCCTCTCTATATCAATCCATGCCGCTCACCCAAGATACGGGCATCACAATGATCGGTGAGCGTACCAATGCCAATGGTTCCAAGGCCTTCCGCGAAGCCATGCTTTCGGGAGATGTAGAAAAGTGCCTAGACATTGCCAAGGAACAGGTACGCGATGGCGCTCATATGGTCGATCTCTGTATTGATTATGTCGGGCGCGACGGCACAGAGGATATGGCTAAATTAGCCTCCCTGCTCGCTACTAATTCCACCCTGCCAGTGATGATTGACTCCACAGAACCGGAGGTCATACGCACAGGGCTGGAGCACCTCGGTGGGCGTTGTGCCGTCAACTCAGTGAATTTCGAAGACGGCGATGGCCCCAGCTCTCGCTATCAGCGAACCATGGCGCTAGTTAAACAGCACGGGGCTACTGTTGTGGCTCTGACTATTGATGAGGAAGGCCAAGCCCGTACCGCTGAGAAAAAGGTAGAGATTGCTGAACGCCTTATCAAAGACATCACCGAATCATGGGGGCTTCCTGAGGAAGACATCATTGTCGACTGTCTCACTTTCCCTATCTCTACAGGCCAGGAAGAAACACGCCGCGATGGTATCGAAACCATCAATGCCATCCGCGAACTAAAGAAACGCCATCCCGAAGTGCACACCACACTGGGACTGTCCAACATCTCCTTCGGACTCAACCCAGCAGCACGTCAAGTACTGAACTCCGTCTTCTTAAACGAATGTATTGAAGCAGGGCTGGACACCGCTATCGCCCACAGTTCCAAGATCCTGCCGATGAACCGCATCGAAGAAGAACAGCGCAATACCGCTCTCGACATGGTCTACGATCGTCGAACCGAAGACTATGACCCACTGCAGAAATTTATGCAACTTTTCGAAGGCGTATCCGCTGCGTCGGCAAAAGACGAACGAGCAGAGAAGCTGGCTGCTATGCCACTGTTCGAACGACTCGCACAGCGCATCATCGACGGTGAGCGTGCTGGCCTCACGGACGACCTCGATGAGGCTATGACCCAGAAGGATCCGGTGGCGATCATTAATGAAGATCTCCTCGCGGGTATGAAGACAGTCGGTGATCTTTTCGGCTCCGGACAAATGCAGCTACCCTTCGTCCTGCAGTCCGCTGAAACAATGAAGGCTGCCGTAGCCCACCTCGAACCACACATGGAATCTCAAGCAGGCGGATCCTCAGCCTCGAAGGGCACAATGGTTATCGCCACCGTAAAAGGCGATGTTCACGATATCGGCAAGAACCTGGTGGACATTATCCTGTCCAACAATGGATACGACGTGGTAAACATCGGTATCAAACAACCCATCAGCAACATTCTCCAAGCCGCCGAGGAGCATAATGCTGACGTAATCGGCATGTCCGGACTATTAGTGAAGTCTACGGTCATCATGAAAGAGAATCTGGAGGAGATGAATCGTCTGGGCAAATCCCACATTCCAGTAATGCTCGGGGGAGCCGCGCTGACCAGGCCATATGTCGAGGATGATCTCACTGAAGTCTACGACGGTGACGTGTACTACTCTAAAGACGCCTTCGAAGCACTCACGGTGTTGGACGGCATTATGGCCGGCTTGCGTGGTGAGCACACCGAGGAGTCTGCAGCAGCTATCGAAAAGCGACAGAAACGCCGTGCCCGCCGGGAACGGTCCAAAGCCATCGCTGAGAAACGTAAGGCCGAAGCTCAACCAGTGGAAATCCCTCAACGTTCCGATGTAGCAATCGATGTACCGTTGGCTACACCTCCATTCTGGGGAACGCGCATCGTCAAAGGGATCAGCCTCAATGATTATCTACCAATGTTGGATGAACGCGCTCTCTTCCGAGGGCAATGGGGGTTGCAATCAACCCGCGGCGGAGATGGCCCATCTTATGAAGAACTTGTAGAAGCTGAAGGCCGGCCACGACTACGCGCCCTGTTGGACAGTCTGAAACAAAAGGGAGTACTTGACCACGCAGCCGTAGTGTATGGCTACTTTCCAGCAGTATCAGAGGGCGATACGGTACACATCTTGCCTATGCCACCAGAAGGACAGCAACCAGATCCTCGCGCGGAACCTGTGACCAGCTTTACCTTCCCGCGCCAACAACGTGGGCGTTTTCTCAACATCGCTGATTTCATCTGCTCCCGCCATCGAGCAATACGCAAGGGACGTGTCGATGTACTGCCTTTCCAACTAGTGACCATGGGCGACCCTATCGCAGAATATGCTAATGAGCTCTTCGCCCACGACTCTTATCGTGAATATCTGGAGGTTCACGGAGTAGGAGTGCAATTGACTGAGGCTTTGGCCGAATACTGGCATGCACGTATTCGCGATGAGCTGATTCTGGACGAAGGCGAAGAAAAACAACAAAGGGTGAGCGCCGAAGATTCCGACGACACTGAGGAATTCTTCGATCTCAAATATCGGGGAGCTCGTTTCTCCTTCGGCTATGGATCCTGCCCAGATATGGAAGATCGCATCAAACTCGTGAAGCTGCTGAAACCGGAGCGCATCGGGGTAGAGCTTTCTGAAGAGCTGCAACTGCATCCAGAGCAATCGACAGATGCCTTCGTCCTCTACCATCCTGAAGCAAAATACTTCAATGTCTAG
- the aspA gene encoding aspartate ammonia-lyase: MVGTPKPSPSSDAAKTGYVQTSTDIITSAEKHSIRARESQAFRHEEDLLGVLEVPESAYYGVHTLRAVDNFQISRTTINMIPEFIRGMVMVKKAAALANYEVGALPQHKAEAIMWACDQMLNEHRAMDQFPLDVFQGGAGTSTNMNTNEVIANLALEFLGHDKGEYSVINPNDDVNMSQSTNDAYPTGFRLGLHFAIDELIKHLGALERAFQAKGEEFSTVLTMGRTQLQDAVPMSLGQEFTAFAHNLSEERLQLERAQEHLREVNMGGTAIGTGVNTPPGYHDAVIHALCEVSGLEITSSGDLIEATSDCGAYVNAHGAVKRVAMKLSKICNDLRLLSSGPRAGLNEINLPPRQAGSSIMPAKVNPVIPEVVNQICFKVFGNDVTVAMAAEAGQLQLNVMEPVIAQCVFESVRYLARACQTLRTLCVVDITANPDVCRSYVDHSIGIVTYLNPLIGHHNGDLIGKEAAATGKSVRELVVEKGLLDEETVDKVLSADNLLNPSFQGTLYK, translated from the coding sequence ATGGTCGGCACTCCAAAACCCTCACCCTCTTCTGACGCTGCGAAGACCGGCTATGTCCAAACATCAACGGACATCATCACCTCAGCAGAAAAGCACTCCATTCGCGCCCGCGAGTCACAGGCCTTCCGCCACGAGGAGGATCTCCTAGGCGTACTAGAAGTCCCCGAATCCGCCTATTACGGGGTGCACACACTGCGCGCCGTAGATAATTTCCAAATTTCGCGCACCACAATCAACATGATCCCGGAATTTATCCGCGGGATGGTGATGGTCAAGAAAGCCGCTGCTTTGGCGAATTATGAAGTCGGTGCCCTGCCGCAGCATAAAGCTGAAGCGATCATGTGGGCCTGTGACCAGATGCTCAACGAACATCGAGCTATGGATCAATTCCCACTGGATGTTTTCCAGGGCGGTGCTGGAACCTCCACCAACATGAATACAAATGAGGTTATCGCTAACCTTGCTCTTGAATTTCTAGGCCATGATAAAGGCGAATACTCCGTTATTAACCCAAATGATGACGTGAATATGTCACAGTCCACCAACGACGCTTATCCCACGGGATTCCGTCTCGGCCTACATTTCGCTATCGATGAACTGATCAAGCACCTCGGAGCCCTGGAACGCGCATTCCAGGCCAAGGGTGAAGAATTCTCAACAGTTCTCACCATGGGACGTACTCAGTTGCAAGACGCAGTTCCCATGTCGTTGGGACAAGAATTTACGGCTTTCGCACACAACCTTTCCGAAGAGCGCCTGCAGCTGGAACGTGCCCAGGAGCACTTGCGTGAGGTAAATATGGGCGGCACCGCGATCGGTACTGGTGTCAATACTCCGCCGGGATATCACGACGCGGTCATTCACGCTCTCTGTGAAGTTTCCGGGCTAGAGATCACTAGCTCCGGAGACCTCATCGAAGCTACCAGCGACTGTGGAGCCTATGTCAATGCCCATGGCGCCGTAAAACGCGTAGCTATGAAGTTGTCGAAAATCTGCAATGATCTGCGTCTGCTGTCCTCGGGTCCGCGGGCAGGCCTCAATGAAATTAACCTGCCACCACGCCAGGCCGGCTCGTCGATCATGCCGGCGAAAGTCAACCCGGTAATCCCCGAGGTCGTCAACCAAATCTGCTTTAAAGTCTTCGGCAACGACGTCACAGTTGCCATGGCGGCGGAAGCCGGACAACTCCAATTAAATGTGATGGAGCCGGTCATCGCACAGTGCGTTTTCGAATCGGTGCGCTACCTCGCACGAGCTTGCCAGACGCTGCGGACTCTCTGCGTCGTCGATATCACTGCTAATCCTGATGTATGCCGTTCCTATGTAGATCACTCCATTGGCATCGTGACCTACCTCAACCCGCTGATCGGCCACCACAACGGTGATCTCATCGGCAAGGAAGCAGCAGCCACTGGCAAGTCCGTCCGCGAGTTGGTCGTGGAAAAGGGGCTTTTGGACGAAGAGACGGTAGACAAGGTTCTATCCGCAGACAATCTGCTTAATCCTTCATTCCAGGGCACCCTTTATAAGTAG